Proteins from one Aspergillus nidulans FGSC A4 chromosome VIII genomic window:
- a CDS encoding NAD-dependent succinate-semialdehyde dehydrogenase (transcript_id=CADANIAT00002673) translates to MPSLANTLKDPTLFIESSYIDGKWVTSSSSRTFNVYDPATEEFIGTCPESNIDDINSAIRAAATAFPKWRALSGRQRGRILRRWFDLIVENKEDIGKIITAENGKAKGDAEGEALFSAGFFEWFSEEAARIYGDVVPHSNPSSRVQVLKEPVGVCGLITPWNFPMAMGARKVAAALAAGCTVVLKSDGLTPYSSNVLALLAERAGVPGGVFNVVTALENTPALGLALCESDNVKKISFTGSTRVGKLLMKQSSHTLKKLSLELGGNAPFIVFDDADLETAVTSAVACKFKVTGQTCVCANRFYVQEGIYEAFSKRFVEEVKKCQVGHGLDPGVTHGPLTNGIAKTQEHIQDALNKGATVLLGGSRLPSLGKNFHELTILGDVDDSMKVASEETFGPLAALSKFKAEDEVVRRANGVEVGLASYLITSDLGKAHRVSEKLEFGMVAINTGVISDSAAPFGGVKHSGMGREGSKYGIDDYLNIKTIVTGGIHTAYSAHL, encoded by the exons ATGCCCTCCCTCGCAAACACCCTGAAAGACCCCACCCTATTCATCGAAAGTTCCTACATTGATGGGAAATGGGTAacttcgtcctcgtccagaACCTTCAACGTCTACGACCCTGCTACTGAAGAATTCATCGGGACCTGTCCCGAGTCTAATATCGACGATATCAACTCAGCCATTCGCGCCGCCGCAACGGCATTCCCAAAATGGCGCGCTCTCTCGGGCAGACAGCGCGGCAGGATCCTTCGCCGATGGTTCGATCTGATTGTCGAGAACAAAGAGGATATTGGGAAAATCATTACCGCGGAGAATGGGAAAGCGAAGGGCGATGCGGAGGGCGAGGCACTGTTTTCTGCGGGGTTCTTTGAGTGGTTCTCTGAAGAGGCAGCGAGGATTTATGGCGATGTCGTTCCGCATAGTAACCCGAGCAGTCGGGTGCAGGTCCTCAAGGAGCCGGTTGGTGTGTGTGGATTGATTACGCCGTGGAATTTTCCTATGGCGATGGGGGCGAGAaaggttgctgctgctttggcgGCCGGGTGTACAGTGGTCTTGAAGTCGGATGGACTGACGCCGTACTCGTCGAATGTTTTGGCGCTGCTTGCAGAGAGGGCAGGTGTGCCGGGTGGTGTGTTCAATGTGGTGACTGCCCTTGAGAATACGCCGGCGTTAGGGCTGGCGCTGTGCGAGTCGGATAATGTGAAGAAGATTTCGTTTACTGGGTCAACACGAGTCGGCAAGTTGCTGATGAAGCAGTCAAGTCATACGCTGAAGAAGTTGAGCTTGGAGCTTGGAGGGAATGCGCCGTTTATCGTGTTCGATGACGCTGACCTCGAGACTGCCGTAACAAGTGCCGTTGCTTGTAAGTTCAAGGTGACTGGGCAGACTTGCGTGTGCGCGAACAGGTTTTATGTACAGGAGGGCATCTACGAGGCCTTCAGTAAGCGCTTCGTCGAGGAGGTGAAAAAGTGCCAGGTTGGCCATGGACTAGATCCTGGAGTGACACACGGACCCTTGACCAACGGCATCGCGAAGACGCAGGAACACATTCAAGACGCTCTTAACAAGGGGGCTACTGTGTTACTTGGTGGCAGCCGCCTGCCGTCCCTTGGCAAGAACTTCCACGAACTTACCATCCTCGGCGACGTCGACGATTCCATGAAGGTTGCTAGCGAAGAGACATTCGGGCCCCTCGCAGCGCTGTCCAAGTTcaaggcagaggatgaggttgttcGTCGTGCGAACGGCGTCGAGGTTGGTCTGGCATCGTACTTAATCACCAGTGACCTGGGTAAAGCGCATCGGGTCTCAGAAAAGCTGGAGTTCGGCATGGTAGCCATCAACACCGGGGTTATTTCCGACTCTGCTGCCCC GTTTGGTGGAGTCAAGCATTCTGGTATGGGCCGCGAAGGAAGCAAGTACGGCATTGACGACTATTTGAACATTAAGACAATTGTCACTGGCGGCATCCACACAGCGTACTCAGCTCATCTGTAG
- a CDS encoding 2-keto-4-pentenoate hydratase (transcript_id=CADANIAT00002671), translated as MSLSVRDARGFVLGLTKRILLGLGSSIRSRLGYKSDLTCPPPTSNGILSYLAYLLHQAIQMTTFDLNDVATALRTARAEVRPIDAPTKTWPSLNADMAFKVQQINSGQAIQNGDRLVGYKLGNIAKVMQAAFGLDHPDYGFLHASTFMYEGTTISLNRFIKPFVELEPAFVLRSSLKGPNVTVADVISAIDYAIPAIEIIDSRVKGWEIDLPDTLADNGSTGAVIIGGTPRKLTDLTLSNTRGFLKFNGEEVMSGNTKNILGNPLSAVAWLVNKLAEYDIEFKAGQLIMPGSCLEAVQMDKPGKWTCTYENWVQIISQFLWYRIRHMLRVMVKYGCRSYVETSPVPNGVYSLSSEMESIIHSVILVGSAESESQKQSNCRKISRIVD; from the exons ATGAGCCTTTCGGTTAGGGATGCTCGGGGATTTGTTCTCGGGTTGACCAAGCGTATTCTGCTTGGGCTCGGGTCCTCCATCCGAAGCCGAC TGGGCTATAAGTCTGACTTGACTTGCCCACCGCCAACTAGCAATGGTATCCTTTCATATCTGGCCTATCTCTTACATCAAGCCATCCAGATGACAACTTTCGACTTGAACGACGTCGCGACGGCTCTCCGCACAGCCCGTGCTGAAGTGAGGCCTATCGACGCACCTACGAAGACCTGGCCTAGTCTTAACGCGGACATGGCATTCAAAGTTCAGCAAATCAACTCCGGGCAGGCCATACAGAACGGTGACCGACTCGTGGGATACAAGCTTGGCAACATCGCAAAGGTCATGCAGGCGGCGTTTGGCCTAGACCACCCCGACTATGGCTTTTTGCACGCAAGCACCTTCATGTACGAGGGCACGACGATCTCCCTAAACAGATTCATCAAACCGTTTGTCGAACTCGAGCCCGCATTTGTGCTGCGGAGTTCTCTGAAGGGCCCTAACGTCACAGTTGCGGACGTTATTAGTGCCATTGACTATGCCATTCCTGCAATTGAGATCATCGACTCGCGCGTCAAAGGTTGGGAGATTGATCTTCCGGATACATTAGCCGATAATGGGTCAACGGGTGCGGTCATCATAGGCGGAACGCCTCGAAAGCTCACGGATCTCACACTCAGCAATACACGGGGTTTCTTGAAGTTCAACGGCGAGGAGGTGATGTCAGGAAACACGAAGAATATCCTGGGCAATCCCCTGTCGGCTGTCGCGTGGTTGGTAAACAAACTGGCGGAGTATGATATCGAGTTCAAGGCCGGGCAACTCATCATGCCGGGGAGCTGCTTGGAGGCCGTTCAGATGGACAAGCCTGGAAAATGGACATGCACCTATGAAAACTGGG TACAAATAATATCTCAGTTTCTGTGGTATCGAATTCGGCATATGCTCCGAGTCATGGTGAAATATGGATGTCGATCCTATGTCGAGACAAGTCCCGTGCCAAATGGCGTCTACAGCCTGTCTAGCGAAATGGAATCCATCATTCACAGCGTGATCCTTGTTGGCAGCGCTGAATCGGAGAgtcaaaagcaaagcaatTGCCGGAAGATCTCGAGGATCGTGGATTGA
- the samB gene encoding protein samB (transcript_id=CADANIAT00002674) — translation MREVNFSIPNVNKASVNITTTLYDRRALDCTSTLPLINSLNHLAYLTTSSARIRDILTVDGGIERLVCILKEGRSNNLMEMWKWSLAFQCVVNIGVRGSENVRTRVVEADMVPVIATILDNYIKVMDKVRARSDSEAQRHRHHQLHHKITPTASDSTSRSSFSDASSNEQRTSRRQPPPTHIEIPPFFHDTRAVESNAADVPSPPRAPMTSPPERSTFGQDTYAHRSHAPLRHRAIQPLATAIPSMDAADGSGLRPVRDTERLPSMLPAAFNELASQPDSPTTPSGAGHIRSNVHVPIGTHARPPLSQHQSTSGDSDDANGEDSIMADDTGSGQSRRPIIGLQSRMDIDDDADRQTVIDSVTDSSHDLTVTDTTSDGQESETFNITHRSAVDGSIITNDNAQAVNNANSPPIVPSPYSLYFRDRTNIATQNFLNTMPREEDVLMSLQLLAYVSKYCNLRSYFQNSHFVPKLKIDRELRMLDEGASPVELIEEEDEYLLPDDVNIFPLVEKFTARHHSKDMSYWACVVMRNLCRKDESRGGIRQCANYKCGKWEEFTRQFAKCRRCRRTKYCSKDCQKAAWLYHRHWCATP, via the coding sequence ATGCGCGAGGTCAACTTCAGCATCCCGAATGTCAACAAGGCCTCGGTCAACATCACCACTACTCTTTACGACCGCCGGGCTTTAGACTGCACATCGACGCTGCCTCTGATCAACTCCCTCAACCATTTAGCTTATCTAACCACTTCGTCTGCTCGGATCCGCGATATTCTTACCGTCGATGGCGGCATTGAACGACTGGTTTGTATCCTCAAAGAGGGTCGGAGTAACAACCTGATGGAGATGTGGAAATGGAGCCTTGCTTTCCAATGTGTCGTCAACATTGGAGTACGGGGCTCGGAAAATGTCAGAACCAGAGTAGTCGAGGCTGACATGGTACCTGTTATTGCAACCATTTTGGACAACTATATCAAAGTAATGGACAAAGTGCGCGCTCGATCGGATTCCGAAGCTCAACGACACAGGCaccatcaactccatcacAAGATAACTCCTACGGCGAGCGACAGCACAAGCCGCTCTTCATTTTCAGACGCCTCCAGCAACGAGCAGCGCACCTCTCGCCGTCAACCACCTCCCACTCACATCGAAATCCCTCCCTTCTTCCATGATACCCGTGCGGTGGAATCTAATGCTGCTGACGTCCCCTCTCCGCCGCGTGCACCAATGACTTCGCCGCCCGAGAGAAGCACTTTTGGTCAGGATACGTATGCTCATCGATCTCATGCACCTCTCCGGCACAGAGCAATTCAGCCCTTGGCAACAGCTATTCCTTCAATGGACGCTGCTGATGGGTCTGGACTACGCCCTGTCCGGGATACGGAGAGGCTTCCCAGCATGCTTCCCGCTGCTTTTAATGAACTCGCATCTCAGCCCGACTCTCCCACTACTCCCAGCGGCGCCGGACACATCCGAAGCAATGTACACGTTCCTATTGGAACACACGCCCGCCCACCACTGAGCCAGCATCAATCAACCTCAGGGGACTCAGATGACGCCAATGGTGAAGACTCTATAATGGCGGATGATACAGGGTCGGGACAATCTAGGAGGCCTATTATCGGTCTCCAGAGCCGCATGGATATCGACGATGACGCCGATAGACAGACTGTGATCGATAGCGTTACCGACTCCTCCCACGATTTAACAGTAACCGATACCACTTCAGATGGGCAAGAATCGGAGACATTCAACATTACCCACCGTTCCGCCGTCGATGGCAGTATAATCACCAATGATAACGCACAGGCTGTGAACAATGCGAACTCTCCACCTATTGTGCCCAGCCCCTATTCTCTTTACTTCCGTGATCGGACAAACATCGCTACCCAGAATTTCTTGAATACGATGCCCCGCGAGGAGGACGTCCTGATGTCGCTTCAGCTTTTGGCTTACGTTTCCAAGTACTGTAACCTCCGCTCATACTTCCAAAACTCACACTTTGTGCCAAAGCTCAAGATCGACCGAGAGCTTCGAATGCTGGACGAAGGAGCCTCACCAGTTGAACTaattgaagaggaagacgagtACCTACTTCCTGACGATGTCAACATCTTCCCTCTGGTGGAGAAGTTTACCGCTCGCCACCATTCAAAGGATATGTCATACTGGGCTTGCGTGGTGATGCGGAACCTCTGTCGTAAGGACGAGTCCCGAGGCGGTATTCGCCAGTGTGCGAATTACAAATGCGGTAAGTGGGAAGAGTTCACACGTCAATTCGCCAaatgccgccgctgccgtcgCACCAAGTACTGCAGCAAGGATTGCCAGAAAGCAGCGTGGCTCTACCACCGTCACTGGTGCGCCACGCCATGA
- a CDS encoding putative oxidoreductase, 2OG-Fe(II) oxygenase family (transcript_id=CADANIAT00002675) — protein sequence MAEPTPAGTSIELPILDISNPEDPAVGEAMLDAATKYGFLYVDSKGTDFTAEDVRKAFERSKSFFASPVEEKEASRIQSNNRGWSGMHSETLDPEHQRTGDFKEAFNFGEFTAEGKAQQPLPPALAPHEAEIADFASLCTKTCNRILSLLSLGLKTADYDHTVDVRAGAHSDYGSITLLFQRPGQPGLEILTPEGTWAPVAVEPGRPSPSGDDVNNEFAFPPILVNIGDLLSYWTDGLLKSTVHRVVFPASERTGNSSQDRYSIVFFCHPVDSTELVPVPSDVVKAYREEKVVDAEERVGFGGGAGNLEPGRRTLTAAEHLAMRLNATYDFRQEATVA from the exons ATGGCCGAACCAACTCCAGCCGGAACCTCAATCGAACTGCCGATTCTTGACATCTCGAACCCTGAGGATCCGGCAGTGGGCGAGGCCATGCTAGACGCCGCCACCAAATACGGCTTTCTATATGTAGACAGCAAAGGGACCGACTTCACCGCTGAAGATGTGCGGAAAGCATTTGAGCGG tcgaagagcttcttcgcgtCACCagtagaggagaaggaggccTCTCGGATTCAATCGAAC AACCGCGGCTGGTCTGGGATGCATTCTGAGACTTTGGATCCTGAACATCAGCGG ACGGGCGATTTCAAAGA AGCCTTCAACTTCGGCGAATTCACAGCGGAAGGCAAAGCTCAACAGCCGCTTCCCCCGGCCCTAGCTCCCCATGAAGCTGAGATCGCAGACTTTGCATCCCTCTGCACAAAGACCTGCAACCGcattctcagccttctttctctaggCCTCAAA ACAGCAGACTACGACCATACTGTTGACGTACGTGCTGGCGCACACTCGGACTACGGGAGCATCACATTGCTATTCCAGAGACCTGGACAGCCGGGATTGGAGATCCTCACGCCAGAGGGGACATGGGCGCCTGTTGCCGTAGAGCCTGGAAGGCCGAGTCCGAGCGGGGATGACGTTAACAACGAATTTGCTTTCCCGCCCATCCTGGTTAATATCGGCGACCTGCTAAGCTATTGGACAGACGGGTTGCTCAAGTCCACTGTGCACCGAGTTGTATTTCCGGCTTCAGAGCGGACAGGGAATAGTTCACAGGATCGGTATAGCATTGTTTTCTTTTGCCATCCGGTTGATTCTACGGAGCTGGTTCCTGTGCCGAGTGACGTGGTTAAGGCTTACCGTGAGGAGAAGGTTGTGGACGCTGAGGAAAGAGTAGGATTTGGAGGGGGAGCTGGGAATCTTGAACCTGGAAGGAGAACGCTCACGGCGGCGGAGCATCTCGCAATGCGGTTGAATGCGACTTATGACTTTAGGCAGGAAGCGACTGTCGCATAG
- a CDS encoding MKT1 family protein (transcript_id=CADANIAT00002676), with translation MPIRPLDDWVSGISARTSSLPLSALKGAVVGIDASHYISQHLLHPSTREPLLIALGGFPFALRSNIEKELQVFKDLGVGCVFVFNGLDFGKKNQRPQAHHETVRAFEHAWELYDQQQADQVVDAFSSVGTPRPESLYRFLQRILVQNGIDYMVAPYSAAAQLAHLSTGPSPVVDAIWGPSEVLLFDVEKLITRIEIDPAQFFWITKQTCQEELGRLTDEQFLDFALLLGSSFLQTFPLFENPAFPGKAASVRDALPMFNAAGRSALALCVQYEEERRMQDLQYTDRYKRAYMNVKHHVIMDMEGRVGVMDAENAPTDMHEVIGQRLPEELYFYLSKGMLGPDVPNYLTSGEVLISLPLGVEDSKIYRKVAGEILAPLREQAMFLLSNHLHRFYQTKTIRVRTWYNENADSTITLRTPPPVIPSIRSWKVSGDRYTEGVKKLQGSSGPFRFAVQSLKDSEFTPKTFASKDTPPLSSKDEVIANVYWQFLQLRGYINEKHQLTPWGECLEQALSVLDPEDSLEEATFVAIELLRFGILNATQWFSQVSGGPMRGSDEDKSFNMLISRVACIGKLRHKNIGYSGPLSRQLLSYRSLINEVRATLRNLIEITLASLFLSGDANRDRDDWTELGVSLPFIDDNDCGLGIAVRTYLDDLPLQAEPTSQEAREEVKAKGKEWFQHSDSFTHNLERAFKLWDAVYKGSQNAGKEFKDAKIWADADKWLSDRR, from the exons ATGCCGA TTCGCCCTTTAGACGATTGGGTCTCTGGCATCTCTGCCCGCACCTCGTCGCTTCCCCTCTCCGCACTTAAAGGGGCTGTCGTCGGCATTGATGCGTCGCACTACATCTCCCAGCATCTCCTCCACCCCTCTACCCGCGAACCGCTTCTCATCGCCCTGGGAGGTTTTCCCTTCGCTCTGAGAAGCAACATCGAGAAGGAGCTGCAGGTTTTCAAAGACTTGGGCGTGGGTTGTGTCTTTGTCTTCAATGGTTTGGATtttgggaagaagaaccagcgGCCTCAAGCGCACCATGAGACTGTGAGGGCGTTTGAGCATGCTTGGGAGTTGTATGATCAGCAACAGGCGGACCAGGTTGTGGATGCGTTTAGCAGTGTCG GTACTCCTCGGCCTGAGTCTCTCTATCGATTCTTGCAACGCATTCTCGTTCAGAATGGCATCGACTACATGGTAGCGCCATATAGTGCCGCCGCCCAG CTCGCCCATCTCAGCACCGGCCCCAGTCCGGTCGTTGACGCCATCTGGGGCCCATCGGAAGTGCTACTGTTTGACgtcgagaagctcatcacCCGGATCGAAATCGACCCTGCGCAGTTTTTCTGGATCACTAAACAGACATGTCAAGAGGAGCTTGGCAGGCTAACGGATGAGCAATTTCTCGActtcgcgcttcttctcggcTCCTCTTTCCTTCAGACGTTCCCATTGTTCGAGAACCCCGCGTTCCCTGGAAAAGCTGCTTCTGTTCGCGATGCTCTGCCTATGTTCAATgctgctggacgaagcgCTCTCGCCCTATGTGTACAATACGAAGAAGAGCGCCGTATGCAGGATCTCCAGTATACGGACCGCTATAAACGCGCCTACATGAATGTCAAGCACCACGTCATTATGGACATGGAGGGAAGGGTTGGTGTTATGGATGCCGAAAATGCCCCCACTGACATGCACGAGGTGATCGGTCAGCGTCTTCCGGAGGAACTATACTTTTATCTCTCGAAAGGAATGCTCGGCCCTGATGTGCCAAACTATTTGACCTCCGGGGAAGTTCTTATTTCGTTGCCTCTTGGCGTTGAAGACTCGAAGATATACCGAAAGGTTGCGGGCGAGATCCTTGCTCCACTCAGAGAACAGGCTATGTTTTTGCTGTCAAATCACCTCCACCGATTCTACCAGACTAAGACAATCCGCGTTCGGACTTGGTATAACGAAAATGCCGACTCTACTATCACTCTCAGAACGCCCCCTCCAGTAATACCGTCCATCCGATCCTGGAAAGTTTCAGGTGACCGATACACAGAGGGAGTCAAGAAGTTGCAG GGATCATCTGGACCATTCAGATTCGCTGTTCAAAGTTTGAAGGACTCGGAATTTACGCCGAAGACATTTGCTTCAAAGGATACTCCG CCTCTTTCATCGAAGGATGAGGTTATTGCCAATGTTTATTGGCAATTCCTGCAACTCCGCGGTTACATCAATGAAAAGCACCAGCTTACACCTTGGGGCGAATGCCTAGAGCAAGCCCTCTCAGTTCTCGATCCCGAAGATTCATTGGAAGAAGCTACTTTTGTGGCTATTGAGTTACTTCGGTTCGGAATTCTGAACGCAACGCAATGGTTCTCACAAGTATCTGGAGGGCCAATGAGAGGATCCG ATGAGGACAAGTCTTTCAACATGTTGATTTCCCGCGTTGCCTGTATTGGCAAACTGCGGCACAAGAACATCGGCTACTCTGGACCTCTTAGCAGACAGTTACTCTCTTACCGGTCTCTTATCAACGAAGTCCGTGCGACACTGCGCAACCTCATTGAAATCACACTTGCCAGCCTTTTCCTCAGCGGCGACGCAAATCGCGACCGTGATGACTGGACTGAACTAGGTGTCAG CCTTCCGTTCATTGACGACAACGACTGCGGCCTCGGGATTGCCGTCCGGACATACCTTGACGACCTGCCACTGCAAGCCGAACCGACCTCACAAGAGGCACGCGAAGAGGTAAAagccaagggcaaggagTGGTTCCAGCATAGCGATAGTTTTACACATAATCTTGAGAGGGCATTCAAACTATGGGATGCG GTCTACAAGGGCTCCCAGAATGCGGGGaaggagttcaaggacgCAAAGATCTGGGCTGATGCCGACAAGTGGTTGTCTGACAGACGGTGA
- a CDS encoding putative MFS multidrug transporter (transcript_id=CADANIAT00002672): MTGSECQPRHSASSGTGRDIHTLSWDGDHDPANPFNWSISRKWAVTYLAALISFLTMMNGTIITVAHFEIAELFNIDETAFPHTYWPVTTWAVGGAFSALFLLPLAEDFGTRPVFLVTYFAFVCFLIPQAVAQNFATLVATRFFAGACVAILANTAAGVIGNVWDTEWSRSIPVSLYIFGYMAGSSMGPVIGAAVLQSLSWRWIGYMQLIWFGALFPIYYFFFYESRGDIILAQRDRKMGKNGKDILPGHPAHSKLNLQNLAVSSTRPVILFCTEPVLFVSTLWSAFTVGTIFLFTQSVEQVFIGTYDWTISKTGYVQAAVVIGEGIGFFFSFLSRELYFASASRNTEVPNSLIPEARLYMAVLGGLFGISGGMFTYAWTSYPFIPWIAPAISLAMVGAGSVLVVTGVSDYVVDAYSQYAGSAIGAVATGENIFSAFLPLATMSMYNNLGFQWASTLLAFVSLVLALVPTLMFVWGREVRARSRFMNELAAEGGGGGKKAERRF; the protein is encoded by the coding sequence ATGACAGGTTCGGAATGTCAGCCACGACACTCAGCCTCGTCTGGAACTGGCAGAGACATCCATACACTGTCTTGGGACGGCGACCACGATCCTGCAAACCCTTTCAACTGGTCGATTTCGCGAAAATGGGCCGTGACATATCTCGCCGCGCTGATCAGCTTTCTGACTATGATGAACGGGACTATCATCACGGTTGCGCACTTTGAGATCGCAGAACTTTTCAATATTGACGAGACGGCATTTCCTCATACATACTGGCCAGTTACAACATGGGCCGTCGGCGGTGCATTCTCTGCTCtgttcctccttcctctggCAGAGGACTTTGGGACTCGGcctgtcttcctcgtcaCATACTTCGCGTTTGTCTGCTTCCTCATCCCGCAAGCAGTCGCTCAGAATTTCGCCACATTGGTTGCCACCCGTTTCTTTGCCGGTGCTTGTGTCGCCATCTTGGCTAATACGGCTGCTGGGGTTATTGGGAATGTATGGGATACTGAGTGGTCGAGATCAATCCCAGTCAGCCTGTATATCTTCGGCTACATGGCCGGTAGCAGTATGGGTCCGGTTATTGGAGCCGCCGTTCTCCAGTCCTTGTCATGGCGGTGGATAGGCTACATGCAGCTCATTTGGTTTGGAGCTCTGTTCCCGATCTActacttcttcttctacgAGTCCCGCGGCGACATTATCCTGGCACAACGAGACCGAAAAATGGGCAAAAACGGCAAAGACATCCTACCCGGACACCCCGCACATTCCAAGCTAAACCTTCAGAATCTCGCCGTCAGCTCAACAAGACCAGTCATCCTTTTCTGTACCGAGcccgtcctcttcgtctcAACCCTCTGGTCTGCCTTCACTGTAGgaaccatcttcctcttcacccaATCCGTCGAACAAGTCTTCATTGGCACTTACGACTGGACCATCTCCAAAACAGGCTACGTCCAagccgccgtcgtcatcggcgAAGGAAtaggcttcttcttctccttcctctcccgtGAACTCTACTTTGCATCTGCTTCCCGCAATACGGAGGTTCCCAATAGCCTCATCCCAGAAGCAAGACTCTACATGGCTGTTCTAGGCggcctcttcggcatctcTGGGGGAATGTTCACATACGCTTGGACATCGTACCCCTTCATCCCATGGATTGCACCGGCAATCAGCTTGGCCATGGTCGGCGCCGGTAGCGTACTCGTCGTAACGGGTGTATCTGACTACGTTGTAGACGCCTACAGCCAGTACGCGGGCAGCGCGATTGGAGCCGTCGCCACCGGCGAGAATATCTTCTCTGCGTTCTTGCCGCTCGCGACTATGAGTATGTATAATAATCTTGGGTTTCAGTGGGCTAGTACTCTGCTGGCGTTCGTGTCGCTGGTGCTTGCCCTTGTTCCAACGTTGATGTTTGTTTGGGGGAGGGAGGTGCGTGCTAGGAGTCGGTTTATGAATGAGTTAGCTGCGGAGGGTGGTggagggggaaaaaaagcaGAAAGGCGATTCTGA